In Zingiber officinale cultivar Zhangliang chromosome 11B, Zo_v1.1, whole genome shotgun sequence, a single window of DNA contains:
- the LOC122033830 gene encoding xyloglucan endotransglucosylase/hydrolase protein 2-like yields MAWLGGLEFAIARCNDQNFTSLEVNYAITWGRSHVSFQDQGRQIQLSMDKSSGSGFGSKLNYSSGFFDLMMKLPNKDSAGIVTAFYLSSHTSDHTELDFEFLGNREGKPITLQTNVFINSHGEREQRLFLWFDPTANFHHYQILWNSYQTVFYVDDVPVRVFQNLSFAGVEYLTQPMRIEASIWNGEDWATDGGEEKINWDYAPFLAQFQGFDVEGCDSDGGLDCSSGELWWNVERYRELSSDEKEAYEKVKRSYLYYDYCKDVARFPHHLPPECKLMQ; encoded by the exons ATGGCTTGGCTTGGTGGGTTAGAATTTGCAATTGCGAGATGCAATGATCAAAACTTCACTAGCTTAGAAGTGAACTATGCCATTACATGGGGCAGAAGCCATGTCTCCTTCCAGGATCAAGGAAGACAGATTCAACTTTCTATGGATAAATCCTCTG GTTCTGGATTCGGTTCCAAGTTGAACTACAGCTCGGGGTTCTTCGATCTGATGATGAAGCTGCCAAACAAAGACTCTGCTGGAATTGTCACTGCATTTTAT TTATCGTCTCACACGAGTGACCATACCGAGCTGGACTTCGAGTTCTTGGGCAACAGAGAAGGGAAGCCTATCACTCTCCAAACTAATGTCTTCATTAACAGCCATGGAGAAAGGGAGCAAAGGCTCTTCTTGTGGTTTGACCCCACCGCCAATTTCCATCACTACCAAATACTTTGGAACTCCTACCAAACTGT GTTTTATGTCGATGATGTCCCTGTTCGAGTTTTTCAAAACCTGTCTTTTGCGGGAGTTGAGTATCTGACTCAGCCAATGAGAATAGAGGCTAGCATTTGGAATGGTGAGGATTGGGCAACAGATGGAGGCGAAGAGAAAATTAACTGGGACTATGCTCCATTTCTGGCTCAGTTCCAAGGATTTGATGTGGAGGGTTGCGATTCGGATGGCGGTTTGGATTGCTCATCTGGCGAGCTGTGGTGGAATGTGGAGAGGTACAGAGAGCTGAGTTCTGATGAGAAGGAAGCTTATGAGAAGGTGAAGAGGAGTTACTTGTACTACGATTACTGCAAAGACGTGGCCAGGTTTCCTCATCACCTACCTCCTGAATGCAAACTAATGCAGTAA